The genomic DNA TCCCTTTGCCTGCCAAAGACAGTCCTGGCGGCGGACTTTGTGGTTTCGATGCCCAAGATGAAGACACATCACTGGGTCGGGGTTACTCTCGCGCTTAAGAACATGTTCGGAATCATTCCGGGAAATTGTTACGGTTGGCCAAAGAATGTACTTCACTGGGCGGGCCTCAGCCAGTCAATCCTGGACATTAACAGCACCATTCGGCCGGACTTTGCCATAGTTGACGGCATCGTTGGGATGGAGGGAAACGGCCCGATCCAGGGAGCGCCCAAGGCATGCGGGGTCCTGGTTGCCGGTAGCGACCCGGTATCCGTGGACGCTACCTGCGCCAGAATCATGGGCCTTCGACCGGAGCGGATTGACTACCTCAGGCGCGCTTCGCTGCTGCTGGGGAATATCGAGGAAGCAAGAATCGAGCAATTGGGTGAAACGATTGGCGCCACCTGCAAGCCCTTTGAGATGGTGCCCGCTTTCCAGGAGCTTCGGGCGTGAGCGGGGCCATCGGCCGGGTTGTTTGTTGATCAGGTAATACCAAAGAAATACATTTGGGCGTTTACCCTATTGACAACAGGTAAATTTAAGGATACTG from Terriglobia bacterium includes the following:
- a CDS encoding DUF362 domain-containing protein gives rise to the protein MSYSNTRLVPPFHRSPSSVAIRAVASYEAGVEAVLWETLQELGPPVRDKSVLLKPNFVEPDVEGTINTHPVVIRAAREAFLRLGAKTVIVAEGPGHERDTEAILEVLRLSDYVGPLDRSFVDLNTDEVSQVSPRTHASKLKSLCLPKTVLAADFVVSMPKMKTHHWVGVTLALKNMFGIIPGNCYGWPKNVLHWAGLSQSILDINSTIRPDFAIVDGIVGMEGNGPIQGAPKACGVLVAGSDPVSVDATCARIMGLRPERIDYLRRASLLLGNIEEARIEQLGETIGATCKPFEMVPAFQELRA